The genomic interval GAGAATTTATATGGTTACACCGGAAAATGAAGGTATGAGAACCTTTCTGTGGCGGGGAAGTGCTACCAGCCAGAATCAGGAAGGGGTGGCTGTCTTCGGTAAATGTCTTGTAAAAGGGGTACTGCTTAAATTCCCAGCCCCGAATGTTTCCTTTCGCGAAAAGCTTCGTTTCGGAACATGTGAATAAAATTTATTTTCTTTTATAGTCGGTTCTAATCCCTTCAAAAGTATCGCTTTTGAAGGGATTTTTTTTAGGTGGTTTAATTCGCCTTTACAAACAAAATTAAAATCAGGCTTGACTTAAATTAAAAGTCTGGGCATTTTTAATTCTCTATATGTCAATATGTTTATATAGTGAATTATTGATATTTATTCCGCAGAAAACGGAAGGCGGTGAAAACTGCAGGTGGAAGAGGTTGAGCAACATCTTAAAAATATGGCTAAGGCAGATAAATTTACGTCTAAAAATCCTATAAAGTTAAACCTCCGCCAATTAGGATATTAACTGTCAGGTTCGGGGAGGAATTATATAAGGGGATAATATAATGAATGTGGCAAGCAGTATAAAAGAAGTCGGACAATTTTTTTCTTTTGAGTTTTTTCCGCCTAAAGAAAAACAGGCATGGGATAACTTTATGGAGAAGGCGGAGAGACTGGCTGATTTAAGACCTTTATTCGCCTCTGTCACTTATGGAGCAGGCGGCTCAAGTCATGAAAATTCTCTTGATGTCTGCGAAACGCTTAAAAAGGAAATGGGGATTGATATTCTTGCTCATCTGACATGTGTGGGAGCAAGTGAGCACTCTATTGATGATTTTGTAAGCAGATTAAAGGACGCAGGCGTTTCAGATATTTTAGCACTTGGCGGAGACGGGCGGTGCGAAGAAGGGAATAATGAGAGTAGATTTTTACGTGCCGCAGATCTTGTTGACTATGTTGAGAGTAAATTTTCAGATGTGGGAATAGCCGTTGCCGGATATCCGTCCGGTCATCCTGATTCTCCTACTATCGCGCAGGACATTAATTATCATTGTGACAAGTTGTCTAAAGGTGCTGAGTTTACAATTACGCAGCTTTTTTTTGATAACAGGCAGTATTTTGATTACGTGGACAGGGTTGGAGATATGGGATTTGATCAGCCGGTAATTCCCGGAGTTCTACCGATTCAATCATTAGGCTCACTGCGAAGGATTATGTCACTGTGCGGCGCATCAATTCCCGGTGATTTATATTGCGGAGTGGAAAAAGCATTTAAAAACGGCGGTGACGAGGCCGTAATGGAGTTTGGTTTTAATTTTGCGCAAAATCAAATTGCGGGGCTTCTTAAAGGCGGAGTTCCGGGAGTTCATATATACACTCTTAACCGCGCCGCAATGTGTGAAAGGTTAATCGGAAGTTTGAAATCTGACGGTTATTTTGCTTAAGTTTTTCTTAACGTCCCCGCTCACTATGATTAAGAAAACGGGGACGTTTTTATTTTAGATAAAACCTTTAAAAGCTTCGGCTAACTTCGCAGCAGTCTTGATTTGTTCAGGACCGTTTTCCAGAATGAACGGTAAAATGTCATCAGAGTAGTCGCTGAGATTTGAAAGCAGTGAGCCTCCTAAGCTTTTAGAAGAAGGAGCTGCAACAAACTTTTTTATTTCCGAATAAAGAGTTTTGGCTTCTGCAACAGATTTATTGCCTGTCGTATAAGAGTTTGTTGCATCGGTATAGATCGATTTTGCTTTATCAAGACTTGTAGAATCAGTAAGAATTTGGCTGAGTTTATTTGTCAGGTTCATGCCGTTCATTTCAGATTTCATGCTCTGGGAAAAAGACGTCATTTGCATCAGTTTATCAAGGCCGGTTGCAGAATTATATGATCCGAGCTGTTTAACATAACCTGCATTCTTGGTCGGATTGATAAGGTCCATGGTGGCAGTCTGGGCACTGATGAGACTTTTAGTCGAGTCTGAAAAACTTGAATAAACATTCTTAGCGCGGTTTAGCAGAGTAGCTCCTTCAGTGGCGGATTTAGCTGATTCTGCCGTGGATGAAAGATCGCTAATACTGAAAGCGTCAGCTGCCGACTGGTGAGCCAGTAAGAATGATAAAGCTATAAATGACAAAAATAAAGTTTTTGTGAATAAGGTATGAATTTTCATAAAGGTTTCTCCGTTTGTTAAAGTATATTTAATATATACTTAAAAGAGATTTTTTTTGCTATTAGAAAGAGAATTAAATGCCAACAAAAAAGCCGCAACATTTGTTGCGGCTTTCTTATTCTCGATTGGTGCCGAAGAGAAGATTCGAACTTCCACGGAGTAACTCCACTAGACCCTGAACCTAGCGTGTCTACCAATTCCACCACTTCGGCACTCGGAAGCATTGTCTATATTGATTTAAAGGGTCTTTGGCAAGCTTTTTTTATGGATATATGGCGGTAGTAAACAAATATATCAATTGAAGTAAAATGTTTGGCCCATATGATATTACGAATTCAATTAATTTTCTAATTGTTTGTACTGACTAGACTTGGTATACCTTCATAAATCAGTAAAATATTCAGGGGGAATATCTATGATCCCATCTTCACTTATTCCGGCTATACACAATATTGCAGTTGCTCCGATCTGGCTGGAAACTTTTTTGATAATTACCTTTGCGATACATCTTGTGCTTATGAACATAGCTGTCGGCGGGACTGTTATTGTCGCGTGGCACAGTTTCAGCGGGGGGAGTAAAGTTTCACGAGAGCTCTCCGGTAAGCTGCCGACAATACTTGCGTTAGTCATTAATGCCGGAGTTCCTCCACTTCTATTTGTAAAAGCAATTTATGCTCAGTTTAATTATACCTCATCGGTGCTTATGGCTGTTTACTGGCTTGCGGCTATAGTTGCTTTGCTTGTGGGGTACTACGGGCTGTACTGGCATTATTACCGCTATGAAAGTTTGAAAGACGTTGGCCGGAAAGGTCTTATCTTAACGGTGCTGTGCACACTCTTATATGTAGGGTTCATGCTTTCTAATAATATGACTTTGATGCTCAGACCTGATCACTGGGCAGAGTATTTTGATAATCCGCATGGATTTATACTCAATTTAAATGACGCAGCACTCTTGCCGCGCTACTTGCATTTTATGGTTGCATCGCTTGCTGTGGGCGGACTTTTTGTGGCTGTTCTGGGTAAAATGAAATCTGATCAGGATTATATTGAAACCGGTTTTAAGTGGTTTGTGCGGGCAACTGTTTTGAATACTGCTGTCGGGCTGGCGTTTATGATGTCGCTTCCCAGAGATTTAATGCTGATGTTTATGGGAAAGGATATGCTTGCAACCTCATTGTTTGGAGTAGGAATAGTGGGCGCAGCAGCTCTGATTTATGCCGGAATGAAGCGGAAAGTGGTGACGGCATCAATTATTACCGTTGTTATGGTCTATGTGATGGTAATTATGCGGCACATGCTAAGACAGGCATACCTTGAACCATACTTCAAACCTGAGGATTTGATAGTCACAAACCAGTATTCTTCCTTATATTTATTTCTCATTTCACTCGTTATAGGAATTATTGCGATAACCTACATGCTTAAGCTTATGTGTAAGTCGGGGAGGAGTTAATCATGGAATATCCAATTTGGCACCTCACTACTTTCGGTGGCGGTTTCTGGATTGCTTTTATCGCTACCATCCATGTTTTTGTGGCTCAGTTTGCTGTAGGCGGCGGACTGTTTCTGGTTATAAGCGAACAGATGGCTTATCGCACCGGGTCTGAGGAACTGCTCGGTTACGTTAAGAAGCATTCAAAATTTTTCCTGCTCCTGACGATGGTTTTCGGAGGAGTCAGCGGTGTTGCCCTCTGGTTTAGTATGGCATTGCTCAGCCCGCAGGGAGCACTTGTCCTTGTAACCGAATTTGTATTTGCATGGGCAACAGAGTGGGTCTGGTTTGTCGGTGAAATTGTAGCCTTGCTGATTTATTTTTATTCATGGCACAAAATGACACGCTCTGATCACGTTAAAATAGGCTGGTTCTATTTTATTTTCGCGTGGCTGTCACTTTTCACCATCAACGGTGTGGTCGGCTTTATGCTTACACCCGGAGAATGGGTACAAACACATAATTTCTGGGATGGTATTTTTAATCCTACATTCTGGCCGCAATTGGCGTTCCGCTCGTTTATATCCGTTATGCTGGCAGGTATTTTCGGTTTTGTAACTGCTTCCTGGCTCAAAGATCCGGCAGTGCGGTGCAAGATGATTCGCCTTTGCAGCATCTGGACTCTGCTCGGACTTATTCTCGTTTTGCCGTGCGGGTATTGGTATCTGATGGCTTTGCCGCCTGAGCAGGCTTCTATGATCATAGAAAAATCCCACCGCGTTGCATATTTTATGAAGATGTTCGAAATCACCGCCCCGATTGTTTTGATCGGAGGCTTGATTATGGCTATTTGTATGCCGCGGAAGGTAAAGTTCCCGTCAGCGTTAATTTTACTTTTAATTGCACTTGTCTTTTACGGCTCATTTGAGTTTATCCGTGAAGCAGGCAGAAAACCTTATGTTTTGTGGGGTGTTGTTTATTCCAACTCGGTCATGGTTGATAAAGCCGCCGCAATGGAAGGCAAATCACTTTTACAGAATGCCAAATGGGTTCCGGATGATTTGCGAAAGATCACAAGTGAAAATAAACTGAAGGCCGGAGAATGGTTGTATCAGATGGAATGTATTTCATGCCATGCCATTAACGGGCCTATGAATGATATTGTGCCGAGAACCGCTAAGTACAACGCTGCAGGTCTGGATGCATTTCTATCAGGAATGGGTAAACTCAGTAAGTATATGTCGCCTTTCTTAGGTGATGAGACTGAGCGCATGGCTCTTGCTGAATATATAGACAGCCTCAGCCCTCAGGCTAAGGTTGTACTTCCAGAAATTAAAGAATCTGACGCTAAACCTGCTCCTTTTGCGACTGATCAAAAATACACTTTACTGGCGTGGCCTGTTGAAGGATTACGTTTAGTTGTTGAGAATAAAGGACGGGTGATCCTTTCCGACGGCGGCAGTAAAGTGCGCGCTCAGTTGATTTTGCGTGGCGACTCTCCTGAAATTGTGACTGATGATGTAAAGATAGTTTGTGAACTAAAAACGATCAATCAGCCTTATGAAATGAAAGTTAAGGATGGATTTTTTGAGTCTCCGCCTATAAATGCGTTGCCGTATTCAAATGACGGATATCAGCCGTTGCCGCTGGTGGAAGTAGACGCTGTGAACAGTGCAGGCGAGATTTTCGCGACAACTACAATTGTTCTCCCTGTTTCAACCAGAGCTACCTGCAACAATTGTCATGGCGGAGATTGGGCCGTTAAGGATCAGGGCGGACTTGCCACGCAGACCGCGGATGATTTCTTGAAGATTCATGACCGCGACAACCATACTGATTTTATGGCGCGGGTTAAGTCTGTAAACGGAGATACAATCGATTGCGTAAGTTGTCATGACGGCGACACTCAGCTTGATTTATCTGCCGCGTTACATGGTTTTCACGCAGTATATCTGTCCGGTAAAGGAAACGACGCTTGTTCCATGTGTCACCCTCCTGAAAGTTTACGCGGTCACCATCTAAATGTCGGTATGGAATGCGTGAATTGTCATGGAGTGATGGAGAACCATGCACTGGCTCTGCTTAAAGGTGAAGGCGCTCAGCCTGCCGCAAAAGGGCTGATAGCTTTGCTGACTCCGGTTGATATGGATAAGGAAGAGATTAATCCCCGTAAACCGTGGGTGCAGGAACCGGATTGTCTGACCTGCCATGCTGATTTCGCAGCGCCGGATACGGATTCTGCTTTCAACGTCTGGAATGAAAAGAAGTCAGATCTGTTCCGCAATCGCAAAGATGAAATGAGCGCAGTTATGTGCGCCGCTTGTCATAACGCACCTCATGCAATCTTCCCTGCCGAGGATGAACGGGATAATTTGCGCGCACTTCAATATATGGGCGAAGCCAAGCCTATAGGTTCCGGCGGAACTTGCACCGTTTGCCACGAAAGTGATATGGAATACGCAGCGCACCATCCAGGTATGGGGCTGGAGTAGACAGTAGATAACGGATTTAAAAATCAGGCAAAAAAAAGCCCGTCCAAGTAACCTTGGACGGGCTTTTTAAATATCTTAATCTATCAACTAAGCGCGTTTAAGAAGCGGCTTGCCGTTGTTGGAAGATTTGTTAACTGTACGCATTACTTTGTCAGAGTCATCACCGGGAACGGAGAAGGTTGACTGCTGACCGCTGATCTTAACATTCTGAATGCGGACAGGGCTGATTTTGGATCTTACACAGATCATATCAACGAGCTTGCGAGGTGTCATGCCGTGTGCGCGACCTACGCAAGCAGTGAATCTGACTCTGCCGCGAGTTGTGTCGGAGCTGCGTGCGCCTTCATCGATCTTGCGGTAGCTCTTTTTGTCAAGAACGCTGCCCTGTGAATGCTGGAGAAGAGCTGCAATAATTTCAACAGGGTCACTGTTTTCGAGCAGTTCATTTGCAAGAGGAAGGTATGACAAATGCTTGCCGTTGGTAACGATTTCGTTGAGCTCAGCACCCATGTGCTCTTTTTTGGCATCAATGACTTCGTCAATGGTCGGCAGAGGCTTTTTGTTGATTTTCGCGCCGGTGATTTTGGCGATATATCTGAGTTTACCGAATTCATGAGGGTTGATCAAAGTAACAGCGATACCGCTTTTACCTGCACGCCCGGTACGACCGATACGATGAACATAACTCTGCGGGTCCTGAGGAAGAGCAAAGTTGACAACATGAGTAAGGTCAGGAACGTCAATGCCTCGTGCTGCAACGTCGGTGGCAACAAGAATTTTGCATTTACGGTTTCTGAACTTGCGGAGAATTTCTTCACGGCGGGACTGTGAAAGATCACCATGAATCGGCTCTGCAGGGTATTTTCTTTCGGTAAGAGCAGCCGCTACGCGGTCAGCATCTGCACGGGTTCTACAGAAAATAAGTCCGAAAAAGTCGTTCTGTGAATCGATAACACGGCAAAGAGCTTCCAGACGGTCGCGTTCAGGCATTTCATGATAAATCTGTTCGGTGAGAGGAATCTCATTTTTTTCAGGTTTAACAGAAACTACATCATAATCGCCCATGAATTTACGGGCAATACGCATAACAGCCTGAGGCATGGTTGCGGAGAAAAGCAGTGTGCGATGATTGTCTCCGGCACTTTCCATGATTTCGCTTACGTCTTCAAGGAAGCCCATGTTACACATTTCATCTGCTTCATCCAGAACAAAGAATGAAATTTGGTCAAGTTTCAAAGTTTTACGTTTGAGGTGGTCAAGAACACGTCCGGGAGTACCGACAACGATGTCTGCACCGGCTTTGAGTGCCTTAAGCTGAGGAAGCATAGCCTGTCCGCCGTAGACGGTAGCAATGCGGATTTTTCTGTTGCCGCGGAAGGAGCTGAGTTCGTCAGCAACCTGCATAGCAAGTTCGCGTGTAGGAGCTAGGATGATAGCCTGAACATGGCCTGCGCCTTCGCGGACATTTTCAAGGATTGGAAGAC from Desulfovibrio gilichinskyi carries:
- a CDS encoding methylenetetrahydrofolate reductase, with product MNVASSIKEVGQFFSFEFFPPKEKQAWDNFMEKAERLADLRPLFASVTYGAGGSSHENSLDVCETLKKEMGIDILAHLTCVGASEHSIDDFVSRLKDAGVSDILALGGDGRCEEGNNESRFLRAADLVDYVESKFSDVGIAVAGYPSGHPDSPTIAQDINYHCDKLSKGAEFTITQLFFDNRQYFDYVDRVGDMGFDQPVIPGVLPIQSLGSLRRIMSLCGASIPGDLYCGVEKAFKNGGDEAVMEFGFNFAQNQIAGLLKGGVPGVHIYTLNRAAMCERLIGSLKSDGYFA
- a CDS encoding multiheme c-type cytochrome, which gives rise to MEYPIWHLTTFGGGFWIAFIATIHVFVAQFAVGGGLFLVISEQMAYRTGSEELLGYVKKHSKFFLLLTMVFGGVSGVALWFSMALLSPQGALVLVTEFVFAWATEWVWFVGEIVALLIYFYSWHKMTRSDHVKIGWFYFIFAWLSLFTINGVVGFMLTPGEWVQTHNFWDGIFNPTFWPQLAFRSFISVMLAGIFGFVTASWLKDPAVRCKMIRLCSIWTLLGLILVLPCGYWYLMALPPEQASMIIEKSHRVAYFMKMFEITAPIVLIGGLIMAICMPRKVKFPSALILLLIALVFYGSFEFIREAGRKPYVLWGVVYSNSVMVDKAAAMEGKSLLQNAKWVPDDLRKITSENKLKAGEWLYQMECISCHAINGPMNDIVPRTAKYNAAGLDAFLSGMGKLSKYMSPFLGDETERMALAEYIDSLSPQAKVVLPEIKESDAKPAPFATDQKYTLLAWPVEGLRLVVENKGRVILSDGGSKVRAQLILRGDSPEIVTDDVKIVCELKTINQPYEMKVKDGFFESPPINALPYSNDGYQPLPLVEVDAVNSAGEIFATTTIVLPVSTRATCNNCHGGDWAVKDQGGLATQTADDFLKIHDRDNHTDFMARVKSVNGDTIDCVSCHDGDTQLDLSAALHGFHAVYLSGKGNDACSMCHPPESLRGHHLNVGMECVNCHGVMENHALALLKGEGAQPAAKGLIALLTPVDMDKEEINPRKPWVQEPDCLTCHADFAAPDTDSAFNVWNEKKSDLFRNRKDEMSAVMCAACHNAPHAIFPAEDERDNLRALQYMGEAKPIGSGGTCTVCHESDMEYAAHHPGMGLE
- a CDS encoding DEAD/DEAH box helicase, with the translated sequence MEKFRNLGLSESIIEALAKKGFTEPTPIQAQTIPMLLSGEKDIVGQAQTGTGKTAAFGLPILENVREGAGHVQAIILAPTRELAMQVADELSSFRGNRKIRIATVYGGQAMLPQLKALKAGADIVVGTPGRVLDHLKRKTLKLDQISFFVLDEADEMCNMGFLEDVSEIMESAGDNHRTLLFSATMPQAVMRIARKFMGDYDVVSVKPEKNEIPLTEQIYHEMPERDRLEALCRVIDSQNDFFGLIFCRTRADADRVAAALTERKYPAEPIHGDLSQSRREEILRKFRNRKCKILVATDVAARGIDVPDLTHVVNFALPQDPQSYVHRIGRTGRAGKSGIAVTLINPHEFGKLRYIAKITGAKINKKPLPTIDEVIDAKKEHMGAELNEIVTNGKHLSYLPLANELLENSDPVEIIAALLQHSQGSVLDKKSYRKIDEGARSSDTTRGRVRFTACVGRAHGMTPRKLVDMICVRSKISPVRIQNVKISGQQSTFSVPGDDSDKVMRTVNKSSNNGKPLLKRA